Proteins encoded within one genomic window of Vicia villosa cultivar HV-30 ecotype Madison, WI unplaced genomic scaffold, Vvil1.0 ctg.002847F_1_1, whole genome shotgun sequence:
- the LOC131639896 gene encoding uncharacterized protein LOC131639896 produces the protein MARNGINTPLQRPTYSSPLAEYIRQTENPRGWKIPKYTKFGGEIGESTDEHITRYLTELGDMANNESLRVKHFPSFVTKAAFTWFTTLPPNSADSWPKLEKIFHEQFYEGHSKISLFELSNIKRRFAETIDDYLNRFRSLKAKCFTHVPEHELVQMAAGGLDYSIRKIIDPTFVKSMSQLADRVRHLERLRLEKVRHTKAKAKKEKVAYVDYDDTDPIYEADYISPTEAEINLAEMKPGPAYECKSLFPSKAKNVSFNNNSKFPAKTYTFDISKCEEIFDVLVKDGQILGPGLEIAAGGKLLLPPNRPQMTKSIRRSVMKWRSIQQSKHIKEFVGKSATKDPNEATDDFASDSGKSRHPG, from the exons ATGGCCAGAAATGGGATAAATACTCCACTGCAAAGGCCAACATATTCGTCTCCGTTGGCTGAGTATATCAGACAAACAGAAAACCCCAGAGGCTGGAAAATACCAAAGTATACTAAGTTCGGAGGAGAAATAGGAGAATCGACAGACGAGCACATCACCAGATATCTGACTGAATTAGGTGACATGGCGAATAATGAGAGTCTCAGGGTGAAACATTTTCCTTCATTCGTCACTAAGGCGGCATTTACATGGTTCACCACGTTGCCTCCAAATTCTGCTGACTCATGGCCTAAATTGGAAAAAATTTTTCATGAGCAGTTTTATGAGGGACATTCAAAAATTAGTCTGTTCGAACTGTCGAACATCAAAAGAAGGTTTGCAGAGACCATTGATGACTACCTAAATAGGTTTAGGTCGCTTAAAGCGAAATGTTTTACGCATGTACCTGAACATGAACTGGTTCAGATGGCCGCAGGAGGTCTAGACTATTCCATTAGGAAAATAATAGACCCAACTTTTGTTAAAAGTATGTCGCAGTTGGCTGATAGGGTTCGACATCTCGAACGCCTACGACTGGAAAAAGTCAGGCATACTAAGGCTAAGGCTAAGAAAGAAAAAGTAGCCTATGTCGACTACGACGACACAGACCCCATATATGAGGCTGACTACATCTCACCGACAGAGGCAGAAATTAATCTGGCTGAGATGAAACCAGGGCCAGCGTACGAATGTAAATCACTGTTTCCATCGAAAGCAAAGAATGTCTCTTTCAACAACAATTCGAAGTTTCCTGCGAAAACTTACACTTTTGATATTAGTAAATGTGAGGAGATTTTCGATGTATTAGTTAAAGATGGTCAAATTTTA ggaccTGGTCTAGAAATCGCTGCAGGAGGCAAGTTGCTGCTGCCGCCAAACAGGCCGCAAATGACCAAATCTATAAGAAGAAGCGTTATGAAGTGGAGGTCGATTCAGCAGTCAAAGCATATCAAAGAGTTTGTTGGAAAGTCTGCGACCAAAGATCCTAATGAGGCGACAGATGACTTTGCTTCTGACTCAGGAAAGTCTCGACATCCTGGTTAA
- the LOC131639897 gene encoding uncharacterized protein LOC131639897, with protein MSELEALRRISPYIVENRINSALEAEANVADEANKDPLEEVDLGEEGDKRPTFISANIDQELKSEVILLLKEFKDCFAWDFNEISGLSRELVELKLPIQARKKPVKQTPRRFAPAVMSKIKEEVEQLLKSKFIRSARYVEWLANIVPVMKKNGKLRVCIDFRDMNAATPKDEYAMPIVEMLIDYAAGFEYLSMLDGYAGYNQIFIAEEDVPKTVFRCPGALGTYEWVVMSFGLKNPGATYQRVMNSMFHDFIENFMQVYIDDIAGHFLSFVVHKKGIEVNQSKTKAIMDVKPPSTKKELLSLLGNVNFLRRFISNLSGKTKAFSPLLRLKNEDFIWKKEHQEAFDEIKEYLTKPPILAPHVRNRPMSRIGKWELALTEYSLTYAPLKAMKGQVVAHFLVDHSIMVAVPQNYVDLVLWKLYFDGSSHKNGTGIGRVIISPDGIPVKCKYSIDGMCTNNEAEYESLITGLELLIELGARNVEIMGDSKLVVKQVSKEYRYVKENLIMYFVIVNRLLKLFDSTSIRHIPRRENQEDNDLAQEAPGYKKGENEEPVQVRKKVRATLLSPSNLCVIKLGAVDTENFEIVMVDNGQENDWCKPLIEYLRNPTGSTDRKIKYRALNFVLMGNELFKKTVEGVLLKFLGESEAYLAMSNVRSGTCGAHQAGHKMKWTLMRSGVY; from the exons ATGTCTGAGCTAGAGGCTCTGAGAAGGATTTCGCCATATATTGTTGAAAACAGAATCAATTCGGCTTTAGAAGCTGAAGCAAATGTGGCTGACGAAGCCAACAAG GATCCTTTAGAGGAAGTCGACCTCGGCGAAGAAGGAGACAAAAGACCCACATTCATCAGCGCCAACATCGACCAGGAACTCAAATCAGAGGTAATTTTATTGTTAAAAGAATttaaagattgctttgcatgggattttAATGAAATTTCTGGTTTAAGCAGGGAATTGGTCGAATTAAAATTGCCAATACAAGCTAGAAAGAAACCAGTAAAGCAAACACCTCGACGTTTTGCTCCCGCAGTAATGTCGAAGATAAAAGAGGAAGTCGAACAGCTTCTCAAGAGCAAGTTCATAAGATCTGCAAGGTACGTCGAATGGTTGGCTAATATAGTGCCAGTCATGAAGAAAAATGGGAAGTTAAGAGTGTGCATTGATTTTAGAGATATGAATGCTGCTACCCCAAAAGATGAATATGCCATGCCGATAGTAGAAATGTTAATTGACTATGCCGCTGGTTTTGAATATTTAAGTATGTTAGATGGTTATGctggttataaccaaatttttattgcAGAAGAAGACGTGCCGAAGACGGTGTTTCGTTGCCCGGGGGCATTAGGAACATATGAATGGGTAGTCATGTCATTTGGCTTGAAAAATCCCGGAGCTACGTACCAAAGGGTAATGAATTCTATGTTTCATGACTTCATCGAAAACTTTATGCAAGTATACATCGATGACATT GCAGGACATTTCCTAAGCTTCGTGGTGCATAAAAAAGGAATAGAGGTCAACCAAAGCAAGACTAAAGCTATTATGGACGTCAAACCTCCGTCGACCAAAAAGGAACTTCTGTCCTTGTTAGGGAATgtaaatttcttaaggaggttCATATCTAACTTAAGTGGAAAGACAAAGGCATTCTCACCACTACTTCGACTGAAGAACGAGGACTTCATCTGGAAGAAGGAACATCAAGAGGCTTTCGACGAGATCAAAGAATATTTGACAAAGCCTCCTATACTGGCACCACATGTTAGAAATAGGCCTATGAG tcgaattggtaagtgggaaTTAGCATTAACTGAATACTCCCTAACATATGCtcctttaaaagcaatgaaagggcAGGTAGTAGCACACTTCCTTGTCGACCATTCCATAATGGTGGCCGTGCCTCAAAATTATGTCGACTTGGTACtctggaagttatatttcgatggatCCAGTCACAAAAATGGCACAGGAATAGGAAGAGTCATAATTTCTCCAGATGGAATTCCAGTAAAGTGCAAGTATTCGATAGATGGTATGTGTACCAACAATGAGGCAGAGTATGAATCTTTGATAACCGGACTTGAACTGCTGATAGAACTGGGGGCAAGAAATGTCGAAATCATGGGAGATTCTAAGTTAGTGGTTAAGCAGGTCTCTAAGGAGTACAGATATGTTAAAGAGAACTTAATCATGTACTTTGTAATTGTGAACAGGTTACTTAAGCTATTCGACTCAACAAGTATTCGACATATACCCAGACGAGAGAATCAAGAAGATAATGACTTAGCACAAGAAGCACCAGGATACAAGAAAGGTGAGAATGAGGAGCCCGTTCAAGTGAGGAAAAAGGTTCGAGCAACTTTGTTATCTCCCTCAAATTTGTGTGTTATAAAGTTAGGTGCAGTCGACACTGAGAATTTTGAAATTGTGATGGTAGACAATGGACAAGAAAACGACTGGTGTAAGCCATTGATCGAGTACTTACGCAACCCTACAGGGTCGACAGATAGGAAGATCAAATACAGGGCTCTAAATTTCGTTCTAATGGGAAACGAACTATTTAAGAAAACAGTTGAAGGAGTATTGCTTAAGTTCCTTGGGGAAAGTGAAGCATATTTGGCCATGTCAAACGTGCGTAGTGGAACCTGCGGTGCGCACcaagcaggacacaaaatgaaGTGGACTTTGATGCGTTCAGGGGTTTACTAG